The Thermococcus sp. genome segment TCTGCACGAGTGTTTGTCCGGTGTCGACGGTGTCGCCTTCTTTGACGTGGATTTTTTTGATTATTCCGTCTTTTGGTGCTGGTATTTCGTTTTCCATTTTCATTGCTTCGAGGACGAG includes the following:
- a CDS encoding biotin/lipoyl-containing protein; the encoded protein is MKMENEIPAPKDGIIKKIHVKEGDTVDTGQTLVQIE